From a single Brassica napus cultivar Da-Ae chromosome C9, Da-Ae, whole genome shotgun sequence genomic region:
- the LOC106421359 gene encoding la-related protein 1A isoform X1: MAETEGSFADDREVIGGFETKSPWKTTASPVETVDAPVMGAHSWPALADAQQPRPKNLPTAAPPCKAIPASIPAPAQGFAGQGKSKGGGKGNPAHKNPSGRHSKSGPKSNQSGPPPPYMMHGVPYHPSPFPPMVPPPHATGPDFPYAAYPPYPVPGAPVAESGNEKKVQASPLPPVLPAPQGDQPWQDQRGFGPRNMPHGAAGPRNFVRPPYMGQAPGFMVGPGPPGFPGPVYYLPVPPPGAIRGYPLRFAPYPVNQGPPALSPEKLDLKDRVIKQIEYYFSDENLQNDKYLISLMDKQEGWVPIKIIADFKRVKMMTMDLEFIVYALGYSSSVEVQGEKIRRRDEWAKWVPASKRSDSEEKVGDNDGDSPESTTSRDNSEKQSKDTSKPTACSSEVQGAQPSRTNANGSYILKSSSSEQRNMDDLSSDFSNTFLLDEEIDLEHKSPRRSGLSVCKRIEDEDDDIAVDDHDHDIQKLVIVTQNSGRSDGTGISGTKAKNIPKELASTINDGLYYFEQELKNNRPGRKKNNSHLDSRDGKVKGGGLNIKLGENSAANGGEEHSIRRKQNKGTHKNQMAHVRRFFSGNTRNHGAVSESPPSSSIGFFFGSTPPDSHGHRLSKLSSSPQYPLSGSSPPVGSLPKSFPHFQHPSHQLLEENGFKQEKYLKYRKRCLNERKKLGSGCSEEMNHLYRFWSYFLRETFVPSMYEDFQKFATEDAAGSYNYGLECLFRFYSYGLEKQFNEDLYKDFEQLTLDFYHKGNLYGLEKYWAFHHYRGQKEPIKKHPELEKLLKEEYRSLDDFRAKDSVTSQKENKSH, from the exons ATGGCGGAGACTGAGGGATCATTCGCCGATGATCGAGAAGTGATCGGCGGTTTCGAGACTAAGTCTCCATGGAAAACAACGGCTTCTCCTGTGGAAACCGTCGACGCTCCGGTAATGGGTGCTCACTCGTGGCCTGCTCTCGCCGACGCGCAGCAACCGCGTCCTAAGAATCTTCCGACGGCGGCTCCGCCGTGTAAAGCCATTCCGGCCTCAATCCCAGCTCCTGCTCAG GGTTTCGCTGGTCAAGGGAAGTCTAAGGGTGGTGGAAAGGGCAACCCTGCGCACAAGAATCCATCTGGCCGTCATTCAAAGTCAGGCCCGAAGAGCAACCAAAGTGGTCCTCCTCCTCCTTACATGATGCACGGTGTACCTTATCATCCCTCTCCTTTTCCGCCTATGGTGCCTCCGCCGCATGCTACTGGTCCAGATTTTCCATATGCTGCTTATCCTCCTTACCCGGTTCCTGGAGCTCCTGTTGCAGAGTCTGGCAATGAGAAGAAAGTTCAGGCTTCCCCTCTTCCACCTGTTTTGCCAGCTCCTCAAGGAGACCAGCCTTGGCAGGATCAGAGGGGGTTTGGCCCCAGGAACATGCCACATGGCGCTGCTGGACCGAGGAATTTCGTGAGACCTCCGTATATGGGACAAGCTCCTGGGTTCATGGTTGGTCCAGGTCCACCAGGATTTCCCG GGCCTGTATACTATTTGCCGGTTCCACCCCCTGGAGCTATAAGAGGTTATCCTCTACGTTTTGCTCCATACCCTGTTAACCAGGGTCCTCCAGCACTGTCTCCAGAAAAACTCGACTTGAAGGATAGAGTCATAAAACAAATTGAATACTATTTCAG TGATGAAAACCTTCAGAATGATAAGTACCTCATTTCCTTGATGGATAAACAAGAAGGATGGGTTCCCATAAAAATTATAGCTGACTTCAAAAGG GTTAAGATGATGACGatggatttagagtttatagtCTATGCGTTGGGATATTCTAGTTCTGTTGAAGTGCAG GGTGAGAAGATACGCAGGCGAGACGAGTGGGCTAAGTGGGTTCCTGCATCTAAAAGGTCAGACTCTGAGGAAAAAGTTGGAGACAATGACGGAGATTCCCCAGAGAGTACAACAAGCAGAGATAACTCTGAAAAACAGTCAAAGGATACTTCAAAGCCTACTGCGTGCTCTTCAGAG GTGCAGGGAGCTCAGCCATCAAGAACCAATGCTAATGGAAGTTATATCCTGAAATCATCATCAAGCGAACAAAGAAATATGGATGACTTGTCAAGTGATTTTTCAAATACTTTCTTGCTTGATGAGGAAATAGATCTGGAGCATAAAAGCCCTAGAAGGAGTGGACTTTCCGTGTGCAAAAG AATTGAGGATGAAGACGATGATATTGCTGTTGATGATCATGATCATGATATACAGAAACTTGTAATTGTCACCCAG AATAGTGGGAGAAGTGATGGAACTGGAATCAGTGGGACAAAAGCAAAAAACATTCCTAAGGAGCTTGCCTCCACTATAAACGACGGTCTTTATTACTTTGAGCAg GAGCTGAAAAATAATCGACCTGGTCGTAAGAAGAACAATTCCCATTTAGATAGCAGAGATGGAAAAGTGAAAGGCGGAGGACTGAACATTAAACTAGGTGAAAATTCCGCAGCGAATGGAGGTGAAGAGCATAGTATTAGGAGGAAGCAAAATAAGGGAACCCACAAAAATCAAATGGCCCATGTACGGAGGTTCTTTTCCGGCAACACAAGGAACCATGGGGCTGTTTCTGAAAGTCCACCTAGTAGCTCCATTGGATTTTTCTTTGGTTCTACACCACCAGACAGTCATGG ACACAGGCTTTCAAAATTGAGTTCATCACCACAGTACCCTCTTTCTGGCAGCAGTCCACCTGTGGGGTCTTTACCAAAATCATTTCCACATTTTCAACATCCGAGCCACCAACTGCTTGAAGAGAATGGGTTTAAGCAAGAAAA GTACTTGAAGTATCGCAAGCGGTGCTTAAACGAAAGAAAGAAGCTGGGCAGCGGATGCAGTGAG GAAATGAATCATTTGTACCGATTCTGGTCATACTTCCTCAGAGAAACTTTTGTTCCGTCTATGTACGAAGATTTCCAGAAGTTTGCTACTGAGGATGCAGCTGGCAGTTACAACTATGGGTTGGAGTGTCTCTTTAGGTTCTATAG CTATGGCCTGGAGAAGCAATTCAATGAAGACCTTTACAAGGACTTTGAGCAGCTAACACTTGACTTCTACCACAAGGGAAACCTATATGGCTTGGAGAAATATTG GGCATTCCACCATTACCGAGGCCAAAAAGAACCGATAAAGAAGCACCCTGAGCTAGAGAAGCTACTGAAGGAAGAATACCGCAGCTTAGATGATTTCCGAGCCAAGGATTCAGTGACCagccaaaaagaaaacaagtctCACTGA
- the LOC106421359 gene encoding la-related protein 1A isoform X2 has product MAETEGSFADDREVIGGFETKSPWKTTASPVETVDAPVMGAHSWPALADAQQPRPKNLPTAAPPCKAIPASIPAPAQGFAGQGKSKGGGKGNPAHKNPSGRHSKSGPKSNQSGPPPPYMMHGVPYHPSPFPPMVPPPHATGPDFPYAAYPPYPVPGAPVAESGNEKKVQASPLPPVLPAPQGDQPWQDQRGFGPRNMPHGAAGPRNFVRPPYMGQAPGFMVGPGPPGFPGPVYYLPVPPPGAIRGYPLRFAPYPVNQGPPALSPEKLDLKDRVIKQIEYYFSDENLQNDKYLISLMDKQEGWVPIKIIADFKRVKMMTMDLEFIVYALGYSSSVEVQGEKIRRRDEWAKWVPASKRSDSEEKVGDNDGDSPESTTSRDNSEKQSKDTSKPTACSSEGAQPSRTNANGSYILKSSSSEQRNMDDLSSDFSNTFLLDEEIDLEHKSPRRSGLSVCKRIEDEDDDIAVDDHDHDIQKLVIVTQNSGRSDGTGISGTKAKNIPKELASTINDGLYYFEQELKNNRPGRKKNNSHLDSRDGKVKGGGLNIKLGENSAANGGEEHSIRRKQNKGTHKNQMAHVRRFFSGNTRNHGAVSESPPSSSIGFFFGSTPPDSHGHRLSKLSSSPQYPLSGSSPPVGSLPKSFPHFQHPSHQLLEENGFKQEKYLKYRKRCLNERKKLGSGCSEEMNHLYRFWSYFLRETFVPSMYEDFQKFATEDAAGSYNYGLECLFRFYSYGLEKQFNEDLYKDFEQLTLDFYHKGNLYGLEKYWAFHHYRGQKEPIKKHPELEKLLKEEYRSLDDFRAKDSVTSQKENKSH; this is encoded by the exons ATGGCGGAGACTGAGGGATCATTCGCCGATGATCGAGAAGTGATCGGCGGTTTCGAGACTAAGTCTCCATGGAAAACAACGGCTTCTCCTGTGGAAACCGTCGACGCTCCGGTAATGGGTGCTCACTCGTGGCCTGCTCTCGCCGACGCGCAGCAACCGCGTCCTAAGAATCTTCCGACGGCGGCTCCGCCGTGTAAAGCCATTCCGGCCTCAATCCCAGCTCCTGCTCAG GGTTTCGCTGGTCAAGGGAAGTCTAAGGGTGGTGGAAAGGGCAACCCTGCGCACAAGAATCCATCTGGCCGTCATTCAAAGTCAGGCCCGAAGAGCAACCAAAGTGGTCCTCCTCCTCCTTACATGATGCACGGTGTACCTTATCATCCCTCTCCTTTTCCGCCTATGGTGCCTCCGCCGCATGCTACTGGTCCAGATTTTCCATATGCTGCTTATCCTCCTTACCCGGTTCCTGGAGCTCCTGTTGCAGAGTCTGGCAATGAGAAGAAAGTTCAGGCTTCCCCTCTTCCACCTGTTTTGCCAGCTCCTCAAGGAGACCAGCCTTGGCAGGATCAGAGGGGGTTTGGCCCCAGGAACATGCCACATGGCGCTGCTGGACCGAGGAATTTCGTGAGACCTCCGTATATGGGACAAGCTCCTGGGTTCATGGTTGGTCCAGGTCCACCAGGATTTCCCG GGCCTGTATACTATTTGCCGGTTCCACCCCCTGGAGCTATAAGAGGTTATCCTCTACGTTTTGCTCCATACCCTGTTAACCAGGGTCCTCCAGCACTGTCTCCAGAAAAACTCGACTTGAAGGATAGAGTCATAAAACAAATTGAATACTATTTCAG TGATGAAAACCTTCAGAATGATAAGTACCTCATTTCCTTGATGGATAAACAAGAAGGATGGGTTCCCATAAAAATTATAGCTGACTTCAAAAGG GTTAAGATGATGACGatggatttagagtttatagtCTATGCGTTGGGATATTCTAGTTCTGTTGAAGTGCAG GGTGAGAAGATACGCAGGCGAGACGAGTGGGCTAAGTGGGTTCCTGCATCTAAAAGGTCAGACTCTGAGGAAAAAGTTGGAGACAATGACGGAGATTCCCCAGAGAGTACAACAAGCAGAGATAACTCTGAAAAACAGTCAAAGGATACTTCAAAGCCTACTGCGTGCTCTTCAGAG GGAGCTCAGCCATCAAGAACCAATGCTAATGGAAGTTATATCCTGAAATCATCATCAAGCGAACAAAGAAATATGGATGACTTGTCAAGTGATTTTTCAAATACTTTCTTGCTTGATGAGGAAATAGATCTGGAGCATAAAAGCCCTAGAAGGAGTGGACTTTCCGTGTGCAAAAG AATTGAGGATGAAGACGATGATATTGCTGTTGATGATCATGATCATGATATACAGAAACTTGTAATTGTCACCCAG AATAGTGGGAGAAGTGATGGAACTGGAATCAGTGGGACAAAAGCAAAAAACATTCCTAAGGAGCTTGCCTCCACTATAAACGACGGTCTTTATTACTTTGAGCAg GAGCTGAAAAATAATCGACCTGGTCGTAAGAAGAACAATTCCCATTTAGATAGCAGAGATGGAAAAGTGAAAGGCGGAGGACTGAACATTAAACTAGGTGAAAATTCCGCAGCGAATGGAGGTGAAGAGCATAGTATTAGGAGGAAGCAAAATAAGGGAACCCACAAAAATCAAATGGCCCATGTACGGAGGTTCTTTTCCGGCAACACAAGGAACCATGGGGCTGTTTCTGAAAGTCCACCTAGTAGCTCCATTGGATTTTTCTTTGGTTCTACACCACCAGACAGTCATGG ACACAGGCTTTCAAAATTGAGTTCATCACCACAGTACCCTCTTTCTGGCAGCAGTCCACCTGTGGGGTCTTTACCAAAATCATTTCCACATTTTCAACATCCGAGCCACCAACTGCTTGAAGAGAATGGGTTTAAGCAAGAAAA GTACTTGAAGTATCGCAAGCGGTGCTTAAACGAAAGAAAGAAGCTGGGCAGCGGATGCAGTGAG GAAATGAATCATTTGTACCGATTCTGGTCATACTTCCTCAGAGAAACTTTTGTTCCGTCTATGTACGAAGATTTCCAGAAGTTTGCTACTGAGGATGCAGCTGGCAGTTACAACTATGGGTTGGAGTGTCTCTTTAGGTTCTATAG CTATGGCCTGGAGAAGCAATTCAATGAAGACCTTTACAAGGACTTTGAGCAGCTAACACTTGACTTCTACCACAAGGGAAACCTATATGGCTTGGAGAAATATTG GGCATTCCACCATTACCGAGGCCAAAAAGAACCGATAAAGAAGCACCCTGAGCTAGAGAAGCTACTGAAGGAAGAATACCGCAGCTTAGATGATTTCCGAGCCAAGGATTCAGTGACCagccaaaaagaaaacaagtctCACTGA